From Actinomyces sp. oral taxon 171 str. F0337, one genomic window encodes:
- a CDS encoding sensor histidine kinase gives MSGQGAQATRADDAAQHGADSGPCDARDAHEARPGRTERLRRAQHLSIRARLTLTYAGMVTAAGVVLIALVYFYTRYVTLSIAFDPPQQTPVIDATTPQAAKVDTNLFDLLGSIMRSAVGALALLVVLSGTVGWILAGRMLQPLSSMNAAAKRAASGDLSQRLDLSGPRDEIHDLADTFDNMLASLERSFSVHRRFAANASHELRTPLATTQTMIDVALSDPQASAEDLRRVLTRVLETNRANRETIDALLDLADAQSGKPAHEDVDMEVTVRDALGLIAPEVAEYDLHVSTHLLPARVPGDPVLLRQSVSNLLRNAARYNVEGGRITVGMARLDDGVRLTIRNDGPVVAAESVESLREPFVRGEGRGRTRGSGHGLGLAIVTAVATAHGGELRLSANPDGGLTAVLELPVDQTGDDSDTAGAND, from the coding sequence ATGAGCGGGCAGGGGGCCCAGGCGACCCGGGCCGACGACGCGGCACAGCACGGCGCCGACAGCGGGCCCTGTGACGCCCGCGATGCCCATGAGGCCCGACCGGGTCGCACGGAGCGGTTGCGTCGCGCTCAGCACCTGAGTATCCGGGCACGCCTGACCCTGACCTACGCCGGGATGGTGACGGCAGCCGGCGTGGTCCTCATCGCCCTGGTCTACTTCTACACGCGCTACGTCACGCTCTCCATCGCCTTCGACCCGCCTCAGCAGACTCCCGTCATCGATGCGACGACTCCGCAGGCCGCCAAGGTGGACACGAACCTGTTCGATCTGCTCGGCAGCATCATGCGCTCGGCCGTCGGAGCGCTGGCGCTGCTCGTGGTGCTCTCCGGGACCGTCGGCTGGATCCTGGCGGGGCGGATGCTGCAGCCGCTGTCCTCGATGAATGCGGCGGCCAAGCGCGCCGCCTCGGGTGACCTCAGCCAGCGGCTGGACCTGTCCGGCCCTCGCGACGAGATCCACGACCTGGCGGACACCTTCGACAACATGCTGGCCTCCCTGGAGCGCTCCTTCTCCGTCCACCGCCGGTTCGCGGCCAACGCCTCCCACGAGCTGCGCACGCCACTGGCCACCACGCAGACGATGATCGACGTCGCCCTGTCCGACCCGCAGGCCTCGGCCGAGGACCTGCGCCGGGTACTGACCCGGGTCCTGGAGACCAACCGCGCCAACCGGGAGACGATTGACGCCCTGCTGGACCTGGCAGACGCCCAGTCCGGGAAGCCGGCTCACGAGGACGTGGACATGGAGGTCACGGTCCGTGACGCCCTGGGCCTCATCGCGCCGGAGGTCGCTGAGTACGATCTTCACGTCTCCACCCACCTGCTGCCCGCCCGGGTCCCCGGCGACCCGGTGCTGCTGCGCCAGAGCGTGTCCAACCTGCTGCGCAATGCGGCCCGCTACAACGTCGAGGGCGGCCGCATCACCGTGGGCATGGCGCGCCTGGATGACGGCGTGCGTCTGACGATCCGCAACGACGGCCCCGTAGTGGCGGCCGAGAGCGTGGAGTCCCTGCGCGAGCCCTTCGTCCGCGGTGAGGGACGGGGGCGGACCCGGGGCTCCGGGCACGGACTGGGCCTGGCGATCGTCACGGCCGTGGCCACCGCGCACGGCGGCGAGCTCCGTCTGAGCGCCAATCCTGACGGCGGGCTGACGGCTGTCCTCGAGCTGCCGGTCGATCAGACCGGGGACGACTCGGACACAGCCGGCGCCAACGACTGA
- a CDS encoding DUF418 domain-containing protein: MKLATSFTGTRGVRYPSPDVARGFMLLFIALANIPFWTGVTQSSAPADAADTAWLWVRSLLVDSRAYPLFALLFGFGLVTMANRRIASGTTSYLSSLPGVEAGREPTSQEVAWACEQATVDARRLVRRRGLWMILFGAAHALLFSGDIIGPYGLVAVIFAGWITRKHWKRAVAFCVVVVVAGTATFLHMGSFLASQGSASATAAQQGAGGSTDTVLSYVSQGLLAWGGSLVSALFFSMIVPAMFLGARLADTDLIIRPERHRRLLVAVGLGGLGIGAAGGIGFAVWAAGGTLATWGMPLHAVTGVAGACGWLALLALYAGGPRSDGRLTGLRRLASNVGRRSMTAYLSQTFLFAIVFLALPSLTGIELHLGEARTAGIALAVWLVTVGLCTVLERGGHAGPFETLLRTAVARSERRRRLPAPPAPASPVGASDTYDLVR, translated from the coding sequence ATGAAACTCGCGACATCGTTCACCGGTACCCGGGGCGTGCGCTACCCGTCCCCGGATGTGGCCCGTGGCTTCATGCTCCTGTTCATCGCGCTGGCCAATATCCCCTTCTGGACCGGCGTGACGCAGTCCTCCGCTCCCGCCGACGCCGCCGACACGGCGTGGCTGTGGGTGCGCTCCCTCCTGGTCGACTCGCGGGCCTACCCGCTGTTCGCGCTGCTTTTCGGCTTCGGGCTGGTCACCATGGCCAACCGGCGCATCGCCTCCGGCACCACCTCCTACCTCAGTTCCCTGCCCGGCGTGGAGGCCGGCCGTGAGCCGACGTCGCAGGAGGTGGCCTGGGCCTGTGAGCAGGCCACCGTCGACGCCCGCCGTCTGGTGCGGCGTCGAGGGCTGTGGATGATCCTCTTCGGCGCTGCGCACGCCCTGCTCTTCTCCGGTGACATCATCGGCCCCTACGGCCTGGTCGCCGTCATCTTCGCCGGCTGGATCACCCGCAAGCACTGGAAACGGGCCGTGGCCTTCTGCGTCGTCGTTGTCGTTGCCGGCACCGCCACCTTCCTCCACATGGGCAGCTTCCTGGCCTCCCAGGGCTCGGCCTCGGCGACGGCCGCGCAACAGGGGGCCGGCGGCTCGACCGACACGGTCCTGTCCTACGTCTCCCAAGGCCTCCTGGCCTGGGGTGGAAGCCTGGTCTCGGCGCTGTTCTTCTCCATGATCGTTCCGGCGATGTTCCTCGGAGCCCGCCTGGCCGACACCGACCTCATCATCCGCCCCGAGCGTCACCGCCGGCTCCTGGTCGCTGTCGGCCTGGGCGGCCTGGGGATCGGGGCCGCGGGCGGTATCGGCTTCGCAGTGTGGGCCGCGGGTGGAACCCTGGCCACCTGGGGCATGCCCCTTCATGCGGTCACGGGTGTGGCCGGGGCCTGCGGCTGGTTGGCGCTGCTGGCCCTGTACGCCGGCGGACCGAGGTCGGATGGCCGGCTGACGGGGCTGCGCCGGCTGGCCTCCAACGTGGGTCGCCGCTCCATGACGGCCTACCTCAGCCAGACCTTCCTCTTCGCCATTGTCTTCCTGGCTCTTCCCTCCCTGACCGGCATCGAGCTCCACCTGGGTGAGGCCCGGACCGCGGGGATCGCGCTGGCGGTCTGGCTGGTGACGGTCGGTCTGTGCACCGTCCTGGAGCGTGGCGGTCACGCCGGTCCCTTCGAGACCCTGCTGCGCACCGCCGTGGCCCGCAGTGAGCGCCGGCGCCGGCTGCCGGCTCCTCCGGCCCCGGCCTCCCCGGTCGGCGCCTCCGACACCTACGACCTGGTGCGCTGA
- a CDS encoding DUF418 domain-containing protein translates to MRMTTSFTGPRGLRYPAPDVARGFMLLLIAVANVPSWNKMPNGAEPPASSVDAWWMFVRALVVDHRAYPLFAMLFGFGLMTMINRRIASGTTSYLSSLPGAQTGREPMPHEAAWAREMATIDAYRLVRRRGWWMLLFGFVHGIVFPGDIIGAYGLVAVLLANLLARKNYGALYLTAGIISVVALGMYLATGTLSAGAAPTTSGEQAISVGAALLWLGGNIVQWLVVLVVQALFALIIPAAVLGARLADTDLITQPERHRRLLVSVGLGGLALGAFAALHSALTLVTPMEAWPWDFATKEFFGLAGACGWLALLALYAGGPRPDGRLTGVRRLASAVGRRSMTVYLSQTILFGTIFGIIPLLVTGRRLWVGQATAALIALGVWLAAVVLCVLLEHGGHAGPFETLLRTAVARSERRRPTPPPPPAVWPGMQPGAWPMMQMGAQPGMPPMQPGMGPVAQPGAQPGVPVPMQPGMGPVAQPGAQPGMAPATQPGSQPAP, encoded by the coding sequence ATGCGGATGACAACCTCCTTCACCGGCCCTCGGGGCTTGCGGTACCCCGCCCCTGACGTGGCCCGCGGCTTCATGCTCCTGCTCATCGCGGTGGCCAACGTTCCGTCATGGAACAAGATGCCGAACGGGGCCGAGCCGCCGGCCTCGTCCGTCGACGCCTGGTGGATGTTCGTCCGCGCGCTGGTGGTGGACCACCGGGCCTACCCGCTGTTCGCGATGCTCTTCGGTTTCGGGCTCATGACCATGATCAACCGGCGCATCGCCTCCGGCACCACCTCTTACCTCAGCTCCCTGCCCGGAGCGCAGACCGGCCGCGAGCCGATGCCGCACGAGGCGGCCTGGGCCCGTGAGATGGCCACCATCGACGCCTATCGCCTGGTGCGACGCCGTGGCTGGTGGATGCTTCTGTTCGGCTTCGTCCACGGCATCGTCTTCCCCGGTGACATCATCGGCGCCTACGGCCTGGTCGCCGTCCTCCTGGCCAACCTGCTGGCACGCAAGAACTACGGGGCGCTCTACCTGACCGCAGGCATCATCTCCGTGGTGGCGCTGGGGATGTACCTGGCCACAGGCACCCTGTCGGCGGGCGCCGCCCCGACGACCTCCGGGGAGCAGGCGATCTCAGTTGGAGCGGCGCTCCTCTGGCTCGGCGGCAACATCGTTCAGTGGCTCGTCGTGCTGGTCGTGCAGGCCCTCTTCGCACTCATCATCCCCGCAGCGGTCCTCGGCGCGCGCCTGGCCGACACCGATCTCATCACCCAGCCGGAGCGGCACCGTCGCCTGCTCGTCTCAGTGGGCCTCGGTGGTCTGGCGCTGGGGGCGTTCGCGGCGCTCCACAGCGCGCTGACGCTCGTGACGCCGATGGAGGCTTGGCCGTGGGACTTCGCCACCAAGGAGTTCTTCGGCCTGGCCGGGGCCTGCGGCTGGCTGGCGCTGCTGGCACTGTATGCTGGCGGTCCCAGACCGGACGGCCGGCTGACCGGGGTGCGACGGCTCGCCTCCGCTGTCGGCCGCCGCTCCATGACCGTCTATCTGAGCCAGACGATCCTGTTCGGCACTATCTTCGGCATCATTCCGCTCCTGGTGACGGGGAGGCGCCTGTGGGTGGGGCAGGCCACGGCCGCCCTCATCGCCCTGGGCGTCTGGCTGGCAGCCGTGGTCCTGTGCGTCCTGCTGGAGCATGGCGGTCACGCCGGTCCCTTCGAGACCCTGCTGCGCACCGCTGTTGCCCGCAGTGAGCGCAGGAGGCCGACGCCCCCGCCCCCGCCCGCCGTTTGGCCGGGGATGCAGCCCGGTGCGTGGCCGATGATGCAGATGGGGGCTCAGCCAGGAATGCCGCCGATGCAGCCGGGCATGGGGCCGGTGGCTCAGCCGGGTGCCCAGCCGGGAGTGCCTGTGCCGATGCAGCCGGGCATGGGGCCGGTGGCTCAGCCGGGTGCCCAGCCGGGAATGGCGCCGGCCACCCAGCCGGGATCGCAGCCGGCGCCCTGA
- a CDS encoding heat shock protein transcriptional repressor HspR has protein sequence MSRRRAGQGLGVLADDAAERAVYVVSVAAELAGMHPQTLRQYDRLGLVSPARTRGRGRRYSHRDVERLRRIQSLSQEGINLEGIRRILALETRVEELEADNARMRSREAVIQRIFAAAADGEVQVVAPGRQGRGPAGRHPEAGRGRTAGTAGTVSTDLVPMRPR, from the coding sequence GTGAGCCGGCGTCGTGCGGGGCAGGGGCTGGGCGTCCTGGCCGACGACGCGGCCGAGCGCGCGGTCTACGTGGTCTCGGTGGCGGCCGAGCTCGCCGGGATGCACCCCCAGACCCTGCGCCAGTACGACCGCCTGGGACTGGTCAGCCCCGCCCGGACCCGCGGGCGGGGCCGGCGCTACTCCCACCGCGACGTCGAGCGCCTGCGCCGCATCCAGTCCCTGTCCCAGGAGGGCATCAACCTCGAGGGCATCCGCCGCATCCTCGCCCTGGAGACCCGCGTCGAGGAGCTGGAGGCGGACAACGCCCGCATGCGCAGTCGTGAGGCCGTCATCCAGCGGATCTTCGCCGCCGCCGCCGACGGCGAGGTCCAGGTCGTCGCGCCCGGCCGCCAAGGCCGTGGACCTGCGGGACGCCACCCCGAGGCGGGGCGAGGGCGCACCGCCGGAACTGCGGGCACAGTGAGCACCGATCTCGTGCCCATGCGCCCCCGGTAG